Genomic segment of Steroidobacter denitrificans:
CGATAGCCTGCAGCGGCTCGAAGCTGCCTGCCGGCAGGGTAATTCATCGGTGCATGGAACAGGTATCAATCCAGGCTTTATCGCAGATGAACTGGTACTGGCTATGAGCGGACTGTGTCGCCGTATCGATCGTGTGAAAGTCATCGAATACGCAGACTGGTCTCAATACGGGTTGTCAGCACCGGAAATTACCTTCGATCTGTGTCGTTTTGGTCATGCGCCACAAGATGCAAGGGATCATCCATACACCCGGTTCATGGGTGATCTATTCCTGCAGTCGGTTCGTATGGTAGCCGAAGGCATTGGTTTGCGCCTTGATGACACACTGACCTCGCTCGATTTTGAGCTAGCCGAGCGAGATTTCAAGGTTGGAGATAGGACGGTCGAGACCGGAACCGTAGCAGGCCAACGCTACCGCTGGCAAGGTGTGCATGACGATAAGCCAGTGGTGGAGATCGAGACTCTGTGGACTATCGGACATATCAAACCGAAAGGCTGGCCGACGGCCCCCGAGGGCTGGAGCGTCATCATAGAGGGAGATCCTCCGATGCGCGTGACGTTCAATTTCGATCGTTCAAATGCCCGGTGCTCGGTCATCGCTACCGCCATGCATGCAGTCAATTCGATCGTACCCTTATGCCAGGCTGAGCCAGGCATAAGAACTTTCCTCGATCTACCCTTGATCCGCGGCGCCCACGTTGGAACTCAGATATAACCGATGCCAGAGGTGAATGATTACCGTCTTCGGAAAGTTTTCGGTTTGGCGGGTAAGACTGCAGTCATCACCGGAGCCTCATCCGGCATCGGTACTGCAGTTGCAAGTCTTTTTTTAGCTGCTGGAGCACGGCTTGCGCTTACCGCCACTACCCCGAAGAAGTTGGAAGCAACGGTGGCTCGACTGCACACCGAAGGTAAACAAACCGAAGATGTCTTTGGAGTCCCAACCGACATCTCCCAGGAATCCCAGGTCATAGCGTTTTTTGATCAGGTCGCTACACGCTATGGTCGAGTGGATATTCTTGTCAACTGCGCAGGCATCTTTCCTGTCGTGCCCTTCTTTCAGAGTAGCGTCGAATTGTGGGATCGAGTGCATGAGATTAATACGCGAGGTACCTATCTCTGTATCCGAGAGGCACTCAGAAAAATGCTGATTGATGACCAAGGCGGCGCCATCGTTGCAGTTTCTTCTCTTGCCGCCAAGAGAAGCATGATCTTTGGGCACGCCCACTATGGCTCCAGCAAGGCGGGAGTTAATATGCTGGTCCGGACAGTGGCGTTAGAATATGCCGATAAAAATATTCGTGCCAATGCGGTGATGCCGGGTACGATAAGGACCGCAGGTCTGACTGCAGCGATCGAGGAACATAAGATTTCTAGCAATATCGGACCAACAAAGGACTTGAGCCGTTTTCCGATGGGCCGTATCGGTCATGCAGATGAAGTCGCTTCGGCCTGTCTGTTTCTTGCCAGCCCTGCGGCGAGCTTCATTACTGGTGAGTGCCTGGTGGTTGATGGCGGACTTTCGTTAAGCTGAGAGTTTCTGCGTCGCAAGGGATGCACCACAATCTAGTGTATCGCTTGGATGAAATTGGAACCTCCGAGTGGACGAGCATCGATACACAGCACAGTCTATGATGGGAAGATGAGTGCCTTAGCCTCGTGCTGAAAGTTATGACGGTTGGGGAGTAAACTCTGTACTGTCACGATCCAGAACCTTGAAGCTGCAGCTGCCATTACCTTGATTGATAACGAAGGAGAGTTATGGATTTGCAGGCGCTCAGCGACAAGCTGGAGATCCAGGAGGCCCTGGCCCGTTACGCACGGGCGGTGGACGACAAAGATTGGGCGTTGTGGAAGACGGTCTTCACGCCCGATGCACATATCGATTACCGCAGTGCCGGAGGTTCGGTGGGCGGCCGTGACGAGATCGCCAATTGGCTGCGCGACTCGCTCGAACACTTCTCGATGACGCAGCACTACATCACCAATATCGAGATCGAGCTCGATGGCGATGAGGCTCGGGTCATCGCGCTCTTCTACAATCCGATGATCTATCCGGGAGCCACCGGACTCAGCTATTGCGGCGGCCGCTACCACCATCGGTTCGTCCGTACCCCGGAAGGCTGGAAGAGCCGAAATCTTCGCGAAGAGAACCAGTGGTTCGTCAAAGCGCCGGGCGATGCGAAGGAGCAATGATCGCAGCGGACGCAGGCCACCGCTGTGAAAGTAGGAGGGGCAGGGCCATGAGTGCATCCGTATCGAGTCATCTACTCGCTCCGGGAACGATCGGGCGCCTGTCGTTGCGCAATCGCATCGTCGTCACCGCCATGGGGGTCAATCTCGCGGAACAAGACGGTAGCTGCGGCGAGCGAATGATCGCCTACCACGCGCAGCAGGCGCGTGGCGGCGCAGCGCTGATCATCACCGGCGCCACCGGTGTCGCGTTGCCGACCGGAACCTGCCTGCCCAGGCAAACGTCGATTTCCGATGATAGCTGCCTGGCCGGTCTGTCCGCCCTGGTGCAAGCCGTACATGCCCATGGCGCCAGGCTTGCGCTGCAATTGCAGCATGCCGGTTTGAATTCGGTGGTGGATATGGCCGAGGGGCGGCCTCTTTGGACACCGTCGCTGCCGGCCGCGAGCGCCTCGGATGCACAGAGCATGTTTTTGCCGCAAGAACTGGCCGAGCTGGCGCCAGCGACGGGCAAGATGCCTGCAGTCACTTTCAAGATTCCGACGATCGACGATATCCGTCAGGTCGTCGCTCTCTTTGCGGCTGCGGCGGTGCGGGCCCGGAAAGCCGGTGCCGACGCCGTTGAAATTCACGGCGCGCACGGCTACCTGCTGGGCTCTTTTTTATCGGCCTACAGAAATAAGCGAACCGACGAATACGGCGGTTCACTGGAAAATCGGGCGCGCTTCCTGCTTGAAACGATTCGGGCCGTCAAGGCGGCCGTGGGTGACGATCTGGCCATCCTGTGCAAGCTGGATTCGCGCGAGGTGGGATCGCCGGGAGGCATTACCCTGGAGGACGCGCTTGTCACCGCCCGCATGGCGCAGGAGGCGGGTGCCGATGCCATCACCGTGACCGCCTATCACAATACCGACCGTGGCATTCTTCATTCGGCTTCACATACCCCCCACGAGCTGGCGGTGAACCTGCCGTTCGCGGCCGCCATCAAGGCGGCAGTGCGCATACCCGTCATTGCCTCCGGCCGTGTCGAGCCTGAAGTCGGCGACGCGGCGATCGCCGCCGGCAAGCTGGATTTTTTGGCCATGGGGCGCAAGCTGCTGGCCGATCCCGAGTTGCCGAACAAGCTGGCGGCGGGACGCGCCGAGGACATCCGGCCCTGTATCTATTGTTACACCTGCATCTCGGCCATCTATCTTCGTCAGTCGGTGCGCTGTGCCGTCAATCCACGCACCGGACTGGAGTATCGTGATCCCGATCCCTCGATTTCGGAACCTAATACCGGTCCCAGGCACATGGTCGTAATCGGAGGGGGACCCGGCGGCATGGAGGCGGCTCGGCGCCTGGATCTGGCCGGACATCGCGTCACGTTGCTGGAGCAGGGCAATCGACTGGGTGGAACGCTGTTTCTTGCCTCGCTGGCCTATGCAGCCAATGAGCGGCTGCTGAATTGGCTGACCCGTCAGCTGGCGGCTTCGCGGGTGCAGATCCGTCTCGATACTCCAGCCACACCTGACTTGATTGCCCGCTTGCGGCCGGACGCCGTCATCGTCGCCACCGGCGCGGTGCGTTCGATGCCCCCGATCCCGGGAAGCGATCTGCCGCATGTATTCAGCGGTGATGACATGCGCAGGTTGCTGCTGGGATCGGCTGGAGCGATGACGAAGCGGCGGTTGGGTGCCGGCAAGGCAGCCGCCGTCAGACTTGCAGCGGCGCTGGGGCTGACAAGCAATCTCGGGTTGATCCGTCGTACCACCCGTACCTGGATGCCTTTCGGTAAAAATATTGTGATCATCGGCGGCGAGTTGGTGGGGCTGGAACTGGCGGAGTTTCTCGGCGAGCGCAAGCGCCGGGTATCGATCGTGGACGAACCGCCGGT
This window contains:
- a CDS encoding NAD(P)H-dependent amine dehydrogenase family protein; its protein translation is MTYKVVQWATGGVGIEALRGILQHPGLELAGLLVHSEAKDGKDAGMLCDMPRVDVIATRDKEAIFALEADCVCYTPQQPNLDDVCRLLESGKNVVTTSFLFHPASMETDSLQRLEAACRQGNSSVHGTGINPGFIADELVLAMSGLCRRIDRVKVIEYADWSQYGLSAPEITFDLCRFGHAPQDARDHPYTRFMGDLFLQSVRMVAEGIGLRLDDTLTSLDFELAERDFKVGDRTVETGTVAGQRYRWQGVHDDKPVVEIETLWTIGHIKPKGWPTAPEGWSVIIEGDPPMRVTFNFDRSNARCSVIATAMHAVNSIVPLCQAEPGIRTFLDLPLIRGAHVGTQI
- a CDS encoding SDR family NAD(P)-dependent oxidoreductase, coding for MPEVNDYRLRKVFGLAGKTAVITGASSGIGTAVASLFLAAGARLALTATTPKKLEATVARLHTEGKQTEDVFGVPTDISQESQVIAFFDQVATRYGRVDILVNCAGIFPVVPFFQSSVELWDRVHEINTRGTYLCIREALRKMLIDDQGGAIVAVSSLAAKRSMIFGHAHYGSSKAGVNMLVRTVALEYADKNIRANAVMPGTIRTAGLTAAIEEHKISSNIGPTKDLSRFPMGRIGHADEVASACLFLASPAASFITGECLVVDGGLSLS
- a CDS encoding nuclear transport factor 2 family protein, translated to MDLQALSDKLEIQEALARYARAVDDKDWALWKTVFTPDAHIDYRSAGGSVGGRDEIANWLRDSLEHFSMTQHYITNIEIELDGDEARVIALFYNPMIYPGATGLSYCGGRYHHRFVRTPEGWKSRNLREENQWFVKAPGDAKEQ
- a CDS encoding oxidoreductase, with amino-acid sequence MSASVSSHLLAPGTIGRLSLRNRIVVTAMGVNLAEQDGSCGERMIAYHAQQARGGAALIITGATGVALPTGTCLPRQTSISDDSCLAGLSALVQAVHAHGARLALQLQHAGLNSVVDMAEGRPLWTPSLPAASASDAQSMFLPQELAELAPATGKMPAVTFKIPTIDDIRQVVALFAAAAVRARKAGADAVEIHGAHGYLLGSFLSAYRNKRTDEYGGSLENRARFLLETIRAVKAAVGDDLAILCKLDSREVGSPGGITLEDALVTARMAQEAGADAITVTAYHNTDRGILHSASHTPHELAVNLPFAAAIKAAVRIPVIASGRVEPEVGDAAIAAGKLDFLAMGRKLLADPELPNKLAAGRAEDIRPCIYCYTCISAIYLRQSVRCAVNPRTGLEYRDPDPSISEPNTGPRHMVVIGGGPGGMEAARRLDLAGHRVTLLEQGNRLGGTLFLASLAYAANERLLNWLTRQLAASRVQIRLDTPATPDLIARLRPDAVIVATGAVRSMPPIPGSDLPHVFSGDDMRRLLLGSAGAMTKRRLGAGKAAAVRLAAALGLTSNLGLIRRTTRTWMPFGKNIVIIGGELVGLELAEFLGERKRRVSIVDEPPVMGAGLAYVRRIRLLTELREHGVQMFPAAANLRIDRHAVLFTDSDGGAREISADQVIVAKGATGDTQLADTLRRAGFNVRAIGDCTGVGYIEGAMRTAAEAVRELLA